A portion of the Celeribacter baekdonensis genome contains these proteins:
- a CDS encoding aminotransferase class IV family protein, which produces MNETFRIIETFGYAPDQGMIRGALHLARMARTASELDVAFDRTQAERLLSEFRAEGPRRMRLTLDRAGQMALEDAPLAAAKPLFRVAVHDARLDPHDPWLRRKTTHRALYDRARAELPEGLDEYLFFNTRGELCEGTITNVFVDLAGVTVTPALPAGLLPGVLRAALLAEGRVEEAVLTENDLRQVAKIWVGNSLRGLIEAKLVD; this is translated from the coding sequence ATGAACGAGACCTTCCGCATCATCGAAACCTTTGGCTACGCTCCCGATCAGGGCATGATCCGTGGTGCCTTGCATCTGGCGCGGATGGCGCGCACGGCGTCGGAGCTTGATGTGGCCTTTGACCGGACACAGGCGGAACGTCTTCTGTCCGAGTTTCGCGCCGAAGGGCCACGCCGGATGCGGCTGACGTTGGACCGAGCCGGACAGATGGCGTTAGAGGATGCGCCGCTCGCCGCCGCAAAGCCGCTGTTTCGGGTCGCGGTGCATGACGCCCGACTTGATCCGCATGACCCATGGCTTCGGCGCAAAACGACCCATCGGGCGCTCTATGACAGGGCGCGTGCGGAGCTGCCGGAGGGGCTCGACGAATACCTCTTTTTCAACACGCGGGGCGAGCTCTGCGAGGGCACAATCACCAATGTTTTTGTCGATCTGGCGGGCGTGACCGTGACGCCGGCCTTGCCTGCTGGGCTGTTGCCGGGGGTGTTGCGCGCAGCCCTGTTGGCCGAGGGGCGCGTCGAAGAGGCGGTTCTCACGGAGAATGACCTGCGTCAAGTGGCCAAAATCTGGGTCGGCAATTCCCTGCGAGGTCTGATCGAGGCGAAATTGGTCGACTAA
- a CDS encoding aminodeoxychorismate synthase component I — protein MRIEFDKGPLGRASLFQSPKEIVYARHPDEVAGAFARLEAAQAEGLWLAGAFSYELGYCFEPHLLPLLPPDRDVPLLEVGLYDAPIAAVPRTALKEGSTEMRPIWEVSRYAEAFDTVARYIRAGDVYQTNLTFPLHLSTDLSPRALYDRLVAHQPVGHGVLIERADGSAVLSRSPELFYETDGAGGITVRPMKGTVPRGATPEADEAAKLWLAASEKNQAENLMIVDLLRNDLSRISEVGSVNVPDLFAIETYTTVHQMTSTVTARLLPGIGLSEQFRALFPCGSITGAPKIRAMEIIRELEAGPRGHYCGSIGWAAPDGRSSFNVAIRTLEMAGEMEGGIARLHVGGGVVYDSDAQSEYDEALLKSRFADLEPEV, from the coding sequence ATGCGAATTGAGTTCGACAAGGGGCCTTTGGGCAGGGCCAGCCTGTTCCAGTCGCCAAAAGAGATTGTGTACGCTCGCCACCCTGACGAGGTTGCCGGGGCGTTTGCACGTTTGGAGGCGGCGCAGGCCGAGGGGCTGTGGCTTGCGGGCGCGTTTTCCTATGAGTTGGGCTATTGTTTTGAGCCGCATCTCTTGCCGCTTTTACCGCCCGATCGCGATGTGCCGCTTTTGGAGGTGGGGCTTTATGACGCGCCGATCGCCGCAGTGCCACGCACCGCTTTGAAAGAGGGCAGCACTGAAATGCGTCCGATTTGGGAGGTTTCGCGTTATGCCGAGGCCTTTGATACGGTGGCGCGTTATATTCGGGCCGGAGATGTGTACCAAACCAACCTGACCTTTCCGCTGCATCTGAGCACCGATCTGTCGCCGCGCGCCCTGTATGATCGTTTGGTCGCACATCAGCCCGTTGGTCATGGTGTGTTGATCGAACGGGCGGATGGATCGGCAGTGCTGTCGCGCTCGCCGGAACTGTTTTACGAGACCGACGGGGCAGGCGGTATCACCGTGCGGCCGATGAAAGGCACGGTGCCCCGTGGCGCGACGCCCGAGGCGGATGAGGCGGCCAAGCTCTGGCTTGCCGCGTCTGAGAAAAATCAGGCGGAAAACCTGATGATCGTCGATTTGCTACGCAATGACCTGTCGCGGATTTCCGAAGTTGGCTCGGTGAACGTGCCGGACCTCTTTGCGATTGAAACCTACACCACAGTGCATCAGATGACCTCGACCGTCACCGCACGGCTTTTGCCCGGGATCGGGCTGTCCGAACAATTTCGGGCGCTGTTTCCCTGTGGCTCCATCACTGGCGCGCCGAAAATCCGCGCGATGGAGATCATCCGTGAGTTGGAAGCCGGGCCGCGGGGGCATTATTGCGGTTCCATCGGCTGGGCGGCCCCGGACGGGCGGTCCTCTTTCAATGTTGCGATCCGCACATTGGAAATGGCGGGCGAAATGGAGGGCGGCATCGCACGGCTTCATGTCGGCGGCGGGGTTGTCTATGACAGCGATGCGCAGTCCGAATATGACGAGGCTCTGTTGAAATCCCGCTTTGCCGATTTGGAGCCTGAGGTATGA
- a CDS encoding S-methyl-5'-thioadenosine phosphorylase, producing the protein MQRTIGVMGGSGVYEIDGLENATWQEIDTPWGAPSDAVLTGTLEGVKMAFLPRHGRGHVHSPSTVNYRANIDAMKQLGVTDLVSVSAVGSFREDMAPGDFVIVDQFIDRTFAREKSFFGTGCVAHVSVAHPVCERLSGLAYEAARATGVAVHKGGTYLAMEGPQFSSMAESKMYREWGCDVIGMTNMPEAKLAREAEICYASVAMVTDYDSWHPDHGAVDITAIFATLKANTHHAKALVAALPALLSEAAARAYAPCEHGCDRALEFAIMTAPDKRDPAVIDALSTVAGRVLKG; encoded by the coding sequence ATGCAACGGACAATTGGCGTGATGGGCGGCTCGGGGGTCTATGAAATCGACGGGTTGGAAAATGCCACATGGCAAGAGATTGACACCCCTTGGGGCGCGCCCTCCGATGCGGTTTTGACCGGCACCTTAGAGGGCGTCAAAATGGCCTTTCTGCCCCGGCACGGGCGCGGCCATGTCCATTCGCCCTCGACCGTGAATTACCGCGCCAATATTGATGCAATGAAACAACTGGGCGTCACCGATCTGGTGTCCGTGTCCGCCGTGGGGAGTTTTCGCGAAGACATGGCACCGGGCGATTTTGTCATCGTCGATCAATTCATTGACCGGACATTCGCGCGCGAAAAATCATTCTTTGGCACCGGTTGCGTCGCCCATGTGTCGGTCGCCCATCCGGTGTGTGAACGGCTCTCAGGGCTGGCCTATGAGGCAGCCCGCGCCACGGGCGTAGCCGTCCACAAAGGCGGCACTTACCTCGCCATGGAAGGTCCGCAATTCTCCTCGATGGCCGAAAGCAAGATGTACCGCGAATGGGGCTGTGACGTGATCGGCATGACCAATATGCCCGAGGCGAAACTCGCGCGAGAGGCCGAGATTTGCTACGCGTCCGTCGCCATGGTCACCGATTATGACAGTTGGCACCCGGACCACGGCGCGGTCGACATCACCGCGATTTTCGCCACGCTCAAGGCCAACACGCATCACGCCAAAGCACTTGTCGCGGCCCTGCCCGCGTTGCTGTCCGAAGCCGCCGCACGCGCCTATGCGCCCTGCGAACACGGGTGTGACCGGGCGCTCGAATTTGCCATCATGACCGCACCGGACAAACGTGATCCTGCGGTCATCGACGCACTCTCGACTGTCGCGGGTCGGGTTTTGAAAGGATAA